One genomic segment of Bos javanicus breed banteng chromosome 23, ARS-OSU_banteng_1.0, whole genome shotgun sequence includes these proteins:
- the TAP2 gene encoding antigen peptide transporter 2 → MRSPDLRPWASLLLADLALLWLLQGPLGALLPLGLPGLWLEGALRLGGLWGLLRLGGLLEGVEALLPILCLVNPLFLSLRALVLGALSAPLVRVAAATWAWLLLGYGAVGLSRALWAVLSPSGAKAEGQGQENRVLMWRLLKLSWPDLPFLVAAFSFLSLAVLGETVIPYYFGRVIDILGGDFDPDAFASAIFFVCLFSVGSCLCAGCRGSIFTFTMSRINLRIREMLFSSLLHQDLPFFQETKTGELNSRLSSDTKLMSNWLPYNTNVLSRSLVKVLGLYGFMLNLSPRLTFLSLFEVPLMIAAEKVYSARHQAVLWEIQDATAKAGQVVRESVGGLQTVRSFGAEEQEVCRYKEALERCRRLWWRRDLEQALYLLLKRMLHLAMKVLLLNCALQQILAGDLTRGGLLSFLLYQEDVGDYMQTLVYMFGDMLSNVGAAEKVFRYLDRKPDLPPPGTLAPPTLQGRVNFQNVSFAYPSRPDQPALQGLTFTLSPGQMTALVGPNGSGKSTVAALLQNLYQPTEGQVLLDGKPVSEYEHHYLHRQVVLVGQEPVLFSGSVRDNITYGLKGCSDEKVLAAARAARAEEFIRELELGLDTEVGEKGSQLAVGQKQRLAIARALVRDPRVLILDEATSALDVECEQALQDWRAQGTRTVLVIAHRLQTVQSADQVLVLRQGRLQGPEQLMDGQDLYSWLVQQNRSVETPDTAGPVQGHLSDPE, encoded by the exons ATGCGGAGCCCGGACCTGAGACCCTGGGCCTCCCTGCTGCTGGCGGACTTGGCCTTGCTCTGGCTGCTGCAGGGGCCCCTAGGGGCCCTACTTCCCCTCGGGCTTCCCGGCCTGTGGCTGGAGGGCGCCTTGCGACTCGGTGGACTTTGGGGGCTGCTGAGGCTGGGAGGGCTGCTGGAGGGTGTGGAAGCACTGCTTCCGATCCTCTGCCTGGTGAACCCCCTGTTTCTCTCCCTGAGGGCTCTTGTCCTGGGGGCCTTGAGCGCCCCTCTGGTCAGAGTGGCTGCAGCCACCTGGGCCTGGCTGCTGCTGGGGTATGGGGCAGTGGGGctgagcagggccctgtgggccGTGCTGAGCCCTTCAGGAGCCAAGGCggaggggcagggccaggagAACAGAGTCTTGATGTGGAGGCTGCTGAAGCTGTCCTGGCCTGACCTGCCTTTCCTGGTTGCcgccttctccttcctctccctggcCGTGTTGG GTGAGACCGTGATCCCTTACTATTTTGGCCGTGTGATTGACATCCTGGGGGGCGACTTTGATCCTGATGCCTTTGCCAGTGCCATCTTTTTCGTGTGTCTCTTCTCTGTTGGGAG CTGTCTGTGTGCAGGCTGCCGAGGAAGCATCTTCACCTTCACCATGTCCAGAATCAACCTGCGGATCAGGGAGatgcttttctcttccctcctgcACCAGGACCTCCCTTTCTTCCAAGAGACTAAGACAG GGGAGCTGAATTCCCGGCTGAGCTCGGATACCAAACTGATGAGTAACTGGCTTCCTTATAACACCAATGTGCTGTCTCGAAGCCTGGTGAAAGTGCTGGGACTTTACGGCTTCATGCTCAACCTGTCACCTCGACTCACCTTCCTCTCTCTGTTCGAGGTGCCTCTCATGATAGCGGCTGAAAAGGTGTACAGTGCCCGCCATCAG GCAGTCCTTTGGGAGATCCAGGACGCCACGGCGAAAGCTGGGCAGGTGGTGCGGGAGTCGGTTGGAGGGCTGCAGACCGTGCGCAGTTTTGGAGCCGAAGAGCAAGAGGTCTGTCGCTATAAGGAGGCCCTTGAACGATGCCGGCGGCTGTGGTGGCGACGGGACCTGGAACAGGCCCTCTATCTGCTCTTAAAGAGG ATGCTGCACTTGGCAATGAAGGTGCTCTTGCTGAACTGTGCGTTGCAGCAGATCCTGGCCGGGGACCTCACCCGCGGCGGGCTCCTCTCCTTCCTGCTTTACCAGGAGGACGTGGGTGACTACATGCAG ACTCTGGTGTACATGTTTGGGGACATGCTGAGCAACGTGGGGGCAGCCGAGAAGGTGTTCCGCTACCTGGACCGAAAGCCAGATCTGCCTCCACCGGGGACTCTGGCCCCACCCACTCTGCAGGGCAGGGTGAATTTCCAGAACGTCTCCTTTGCGTATCCCAGTCGCCCCGACCAGCCTGCGCTCCAG GGTCTGACGTTCACCCTGAGTCCTGGGCAGATGACGGCGCTGGTGGGGCCTAACGGGTCTGGGAAGAGCACGGTGGCCGCGCTGCTGCAGAATCTGTACCAGCCCACCGAGGGCCAGGTGCTGCTGGACGGGAAACCGGTCTCCGAGTATGAGCACCACTACCTGCACCGTCAG GTGGTCTTGGTAGGGCAGGAGCCCGTGCTGTTCTCGGGCTCGGTGAGGGACAACATCACCTACGGCCTGAAGGGCTGCAGCGACGAGAAGGTGCTGGCTGCGGCCCGGGCGGCCCGCGCGGAGGAGTTCATCCGCGAGCTGGAGCTCGGGCTCGATACAG AGGTGGGGGAGAAAGGCAGCCAGCTGGCAGTGGGGCAGAAGCAACGCCTGGCCATCGCCCGGGCCCTCGTGCGGGACCCCCGCGTCCTCATCCTGGATGAAGCCACTAGTGCCCTGGACGTGGAGTGTGAGCAGGCT CTGCAGGACTGGAGAGCACAGGGGACCCGCACGGTGCTGGTGATCGCCCACAGGCTGCAGACGGTTCAGAGCGCCGACCAGGTCCTGGTGCTGAGGCAGGGGCGGCTGCAGGGCCCCGAGCAGCTCATGGACGGGCAGGACCTCTACTCCTGGCTGGTGCAGCAGAACCGGAGCGTGGAGACCCCAGACACAGCCGGCCCCGTCCAGGGCCATCTCAGCGACCCGGAGTAG
- the PSMB8 gene encoding proteasome subunit beta type-8 isoform X1: MALLDVCGAPRGQRGDWAVPLAGSRQRSDPGHYGFSLRSPELALPRGMQPTEFFRSLGGNGESKVQIEMAHGTTTLAFKFQHGVIVAVDSRASAGNYIATLKVNKVIEINPYLLGTMSGCAADCQYWERLLAKECRLYYLRNGERISVSAASKLLSNMMCQYRGMGLSMGSMICGWDKKGPGLYYVDDNGTRLSGNMFSTGSGNSHAYGVMDSGYRPDLSIEEAYDLGRRAIVHATHRDSYSGGVVNMYHMKEDGWVKVESTDVSDLMHQYREASQ, encoded by the exons ATGGCGCTGCTAGACGTGTGCGGAGCCCCCCGAGGGCAGCGGGGGGACTGGGCTGTGCCCCTCGCGGGAAGCCGGCAGCGCTCGGACCCCGGCCACTACGGCTTCTCCCTGCGATCTCCGGAGCTCGCCCTCCCCCGGGGCATGCAG CCCACTGAATTCTTCCGGTCCCTGGGTGGGAATGGAGAAAGTAAGGTGCAGATCGAGATGGCTCATGGCACGACCACGCTGGCCTTCAAGTTCCAGCATGGGGTGATTGTGGCCGTGGATTCTCGGGCCTCAGCTGGGAATTACATTG CCACATTAAAGGTGAACAAGGTGATTGAGATTAACCCTTACCTGCTCGGCACCATGTCCGGCTGTGCGGCTGACTGCCAGTACTGGGAGCGCCTGCTGGCTAAGGAGTGCAG GCTGTACTATCTGAGGAATGGGGAGCGTATCTCTGTGTCGGCCGCCTCCAAGCTGCTCTCCAACATGATGTGCCAGTACCGGGGCATGGGCCTCTCCATGGGCAGCATGATCTGTGGCTGGGACAAAAAG GGTCCTGGACTCTACTATGTGGATGACAATGGGACTCGACTCTCGGGAAATATGTTCTCCACCGGTAGTGGGAACTCCCATGCCTATGGGGTCATGGATAGTGGCTATCGACCTGACCTTAGTATTGAAGAGGCCTATGACCTGGGCCGAAGGGCAATTGTTCATGCCACCCACCGAGACAGCTATTCTGGAGGCGTTGTCAATA tgtaccACATGAAGGAGGACGGCTGGGTGAAAGTGGAAAGTACAGACGTCAGTGACCTGATGCACCAGTACCGGGAGGCCAGTCAGTGA
- the PSMB8 gene encoding proteasome subunit beta type-8 isoform X2: MWKTFWFPPLKASGFRFHFLLREPPDLWVLGGHGAARRVRSPPRAAGGLGCAPRGKPAALGPRPLRLLPAISGARPPPGHAATLKVNKVIEINPYLLGTMSGCAADCQYWERLLAKECRLYYLRNGERISVSAASKLLSNMMCQYRGMGLSMGSMICGWDKKGPGLYYVDDNGTRLSGNMFSTGSGNSHAYGVMDSGYRPDLSIEEAYDLGRRAIVHATHRDSYSGGVVNMYHMKEDGWVKVESTDVSDLMHQYREASQ, encoded by the exons ATGTGGAAAACATTTTGGTTCCCTCCCCTTAAGGCTTCGGGCTTTCGCTTTCACTTCCTCCTCCGCGAGCCGCCAGATCTCTGGGTGCTGGGCGGCCATGGCGCTGCTAGACGTGTGCGGAGCCCCCCGAGGGCAGCGGGGGGACTGGGCTGTGCCCCTCGCGGGAAGCCGGCAGCGCTCGGACCCCGGCCACTACGGCTTCTCCCTGCGATCTCCGGAGCTCGCCCTCCCCCGGGGCATGCAG CCACATTAAAGGTGAACAAGGTGATTGAGATTAACCCTTACCTGCTCGGCACCATGTCCGGCTGTGCGGCTGACTGCCAGTACTGGGAGCGCCTGCTGGCTAAGGAGTGCAG GCTGTACTATCTGAGGAATGGGGAGCGTATCTCTGTGTCGGCCGCCTCCAAGCTGCTCTCCAACATGATGTGCCAGTACCGGGGCATGGGCCTCTCCATGGGCAGCATGATCTGTGGCTGGGACAAAAAG GGTCCTGGACTCTACTATGTGGATGACAATGGGACTCGACTCTCGGGAAATATGTTCTCCACCGGTAGTGGGAACTCCCATGCCTATGGGGTCATGGATAGTGGCTATCGACCTGACCTTAGTATTGAAGAGGCCTATGACCTGGGCCGAAGGGCAATTGTTCATGCCACCCACCGAGACAGCTATTCTGGAGGCGTTGTCAATA tgtaccACATGAAGGAGGACGGCTGGGTGAAAGTGGAAAGTACAGACGTCAGTGACCTGATGCACCAGTACCGGGAGGCCAGTCAGTGA